CGACCTCGCCTCGTGGATGCTCGCCTGCGCCCCGCAGCAAACCACCGGGGTTTTCAACGCGGTTGGTCCGGCGACCTCGATCGCCGACATCCTCGATTGCGCGCGTCGCGAGAGCCGGAGCGACGCGGAGCCCGTGTGGGTCGACGCCGCGTTCCTGCTCGAGGCCGGGGTGGCGGACGAGATTCCCATGTGGCATCCGCGCCCCGACGAGGCCGGCGCGATGCGGTTCGACCCCGCGAGAGCGATCGGCGCGGGTCTGAACCTCCGCCCGATCGCGGAGACGATCCGCGACACGCTCGCCTGGCGGACCCCCCTGCTGCACGAGCGTCCGCTTGTGGCGGGCCTGACACCGCAGCGGGAGAAGGAGCTCCTGTACGCGTGGGCATCGCGGATCGGCTGAGGCGCCACCGAAGGGCCGTAGCTGCGGGTGCGGCCGGCGCCGGTCTGGCAGCGTACGGCGCCCGTGAGCTGGCCCGCTTCCGGTCGGAGGCCGCTCGAGGCTACCGGCTCGATGGCGTGCCGCAGCCGGGAACCGACGACTTCGCCCGACTGGTCGAAGCCTTGACCGCAGCTCCGCTCCGTCAGGGCAACCGAGTCACGTGCCTTCGCAACGGCGACGAGATCTTTCCCGCGATGCTGGACTGCATCCGAGCGGCCGAGCGCACGATCAACCTGCAAACGTTCGTCTACTGGACCGGGGACATCGCCGTGGAGTTCGCGACCACCTTGGCACGACGGGCGGCCGAGGGGGTCTCCGTGAAGGTGCTGCTCGACGCCGTCGGAGCGAACAAGATGGATCAAGGGTTGGTCGACCAGATGGAACGCGCGGGCGTGGAGGTGGCTTGGTTCCGGCCGGTGCGGCTCCGAAGCATCGCCCGCGCCAACAACCGGACCCACCGCAAGATCCTCGTCTGCGATGCGAAGGTCGGATTCACCGGAGGCGTCGGCATCGCCGAGGAATGGACCGGGAACGCACAGGACCCCGGCCACTGGCGCGAGACGCACGCGCGCGTTGAGGGTCCGGCCGGACGGGATCTGCTCGGCGGCTTCATCGAGAACTGGGCGGAGGCGACCGGGGAGGTCCTCACGGGCGATCACCTCGCGCTGGTCGACCCGTTCGACGACGGCGTCGACGCCCAGGTAACTCGGAGTTCGGCAACGAAGGGGCACACCGAGGCCGAGGAGCTGTTCTTCGCGGCGATCGAGGGGTCGCGGGAACGGCTGTGGCTGACGACCGCGTATTTCGCTCCCCGGCGCGCCTTCGTAGATGCGCTGACCCGGGCGAGTGATCGCGGCGTCGACGTGCGCCTGCTCGTGAACGGCCCGCACATCGACAAGAGGATCGTCCGGCGCGCCGGCCATGCGAGCTATTCGACCCTCCTCGAGCATGACATCCGGATCTTCGAGTTCCAGCCGACGATGCTCCACGCGAAGATCCTGCTGATCGACGGCCGGTGGGCGACGATCGGGTCGATCAACTTCGACGACCGATCGTTCCGACTCCATGAGGAGCTGAACCTTTCGATCTCCGATCCCGGCTGCACCGACCGATTGGCGGGTCACTTCGAGGAGGACCTGGGCCGGGCCGAGGAGATGACCCTCGAGGCGTGGCACGCTCGTCCCGCACACCGGCGTGCGCTCGAGACCGGCTCGGCGTTGGTTCGTCGCCAGCTGTAGAGGGTGGCTGACCTGCGGCGCAACCGCCACGGATAGACTGAGGTCCTATGCCGGCTTCGATCGTGCTCGGGACCCAGTGGGGGGACGAAGGCAAAGGGAAGGCGACGGACTACCTCGCCGACCGGATGGACCTGTGCGTCCGCTACCAGGGAGGGAACAACGCCGGGCACACGGTGATCGCCGAGGGACGCGAGCTGAAGCTGAACCTGATCCCCTCGGGCATCCTGTACGAGCACGTCACTTCGGTGCTGGCGGACGGCGTCGTGATCGATCCAGGCGTGCTGCTACACGAGATCGACGAGCTCGAGGCCGACGGGATCGACACCTCCCGCTTGAAGATCTCGGGCAACGCGCATCTGATCATGCCCTACCACCTCGAGCTCGAGAAGGTGACGCAGCGGTTCCTCGGGCAGAACGCCCTCGGCACGACCAAGCGCGGGATCGGACCGAGCTACGGCGACAAGGCCGCCCGGATCGGTCTGCGCGTGCAGGACCTGTTCGACGAGAAGATCTTCCGCGAGAAGCTCGACGTCGTCCTCGACGAGAAGAACAAGATCCTGACGAAGATCTACAACCGCCTGCCGTTGGATGCCGACGCGATCGTCGACGAGACGATGGCGTATGCGCCCCGGCTCGAACCGCACGTCGCCGACACCGGCAAACTCGTGCACGACGCGCTGCGTGAGGGACGCAACGTGCTGCTCGAAGGCGCGCAGGGAACGCTGCTGGACCTCGATCACGGCACGTACCCGTTCGTCACGTCGTCGAACCCGGTCGCCGGCTACGCGCTCGCCTCGGTCGGCATCGGCCCGCGGGAGGTCGATCGGGTGATCGGGATCGTGAAGGCGTACGTGACGCGCGTCGGTGCGGGGCCCTTCCCGACCGAGGACACCGGGGAGCAGGGCGAGCGGCTCGGGGAGCGCGGGGCGGAGTTCGGGACCACGACCGGCCGCAAGCGCCGCTGCGGTTGGTACGACGCGTGCATCCTCCGGTACGCGGCCCGGCTGAACGGCCTGACCGAGCTGATCCTCACCAAGCTCGATGTGCTGTCCGGGTTCGAGACCGTGAAGGTCTGCACGGGGTACCGCGCCGAGGGCGAGCTGTTCGAGGACTTCCCGCCGCACCAGTCGCTGTTCCACAAGGCCGAGCCCGTGTACGAGGAGCTCGAGGGGTGGGGCGAGGAGATCAGCGACGCGCGGTCGATCGACGATCTTCCGGCCGCAGCCCGAAAGTACGTCGACCGGCTCGAGGAGCTGGCCGACGTTCCGATCAAGCTCGTCTCGGTCGGCCCCGACCGCGAGCAGAGCCTGCCAGCGGGGTGAGTCGATGAGGGTGCTGGTCGTCGGGGGAGGCGGCCGCGAGCACGCCCTTGCGTGGAGGCTCGCGCAGAACGCGACGATCGACCGTCTCTACGCCGCGCCCGGCAACGCGGGCATCGCTCGGGAAGCCCAGTGCGTCGACATCGCGGCCGACGATGTTCCCGGGTTGCTCGCGCTGATCGAGCGGGAGCAGATCGACCTGACGGTCGTCGGCCCCGAGGCCCCGCTGGTGCTCGGCCTCGTCGACGAGCTCGAGGCGATCGGGGCGCCCGTATTCGGTCCCACCTCGGATGCGGCGCGGATCGAGGGATCGAAGGCGTGGACCAAAGACCTGTGCGAGCGGTACGGCATCCCCGCGGCCCGGTCGCGTTCGTTCTCGGACCCGGACGAGGCGATCGCCTACCTCGACGCGGTCGGGTCGCCGTACGTCGTGAAGGTCGACGGGCTCGCCGCCGGCAAGGGTGTCACCGTGACCGAGGACCGCGCCGAGGCGATGCTCGCGATCCGCGAGGCGCTCGTGGACCGG
The sequence above is a segment of the Actinomycetota bacterium genome. Coding sequences within it:
- a CDS encoding phospholipase D-like domain-containing protein codes for the protein MPQPGTDDFARLVEALTAAPLRQGNRVTCLRNGDEIFPAMLDCIRAAERTINLQTFVYWTGDIAVEFATTLARRAAEGVSVKVLLDAVGANKMDQGLVDQMERAGVEVAWFRPVRLRSIARANNRTHRKILVCDAKVGFTGGVGIAEEWTGNAQDPGHWRETHARVEGPAGRDLLGGFIENWAEATGEVLTGDHLALVDPFDDGVDAQVTRSSATKGHTEAEELFFAAIEGSRERLWLTTAYFAPRRAFVDALTRASDRGVDVRLLVNGPHIDKRIVRRAGHASYSTLLEHDIRIFEFQPTMLHAKILLIDGRWATIGSINFDDRSFRLHEELNLSISDPGCTDRLAGHFEEDLGRAEEMTLEAWHARPAHRRALETGSALVRRQL
- a CDS encoding adenylosuccinate synthase, coding for MPASIVLGTQWGDEGKGKATDYLADRMDLCVRYQGGNNAGHTVIAEGRELKLNLIPSGILYEHVTSVLADGVVIDPGVLLHEIDELEADGIDTSRLKISGNAHLIMPYHLELEKVTQRFLGQNALGTTKRGIGPSYGDKAARIGLRVQDLFDEKIFREKLDVVLDEKNKILTKIYNRLPLDADAIVDETMAYAPRLEPHVADTGKLVHDALREGRNVLLEGAQGTLLDLDHGTYPFVTSSNPVAGYALASVGIGPREVDRVIGIVKAYVTRVGAGPFPTEDTGEQGERLGERGAEFGTTTGRKRRCGWYDACILRYAARLNGLTELILTKLDVLSGFETVKVCTGYRAEGELFEDFPPHQSLFHKAEPVYEELEGWGEEISDARSIDDLPAAARKYVDRLEELADVPIKLVSVGPDREQSLPAG